A DNA window from Fodinibius sp. Rm-B-1B1-1 contains the following coding sequences:
- a CDS encoding GNAT family N-acetyltransferase, giving the protein METVQRINGVTLATTKSERKQFIDFPYQHYSDDEHWIPPLKMEQKKLIDTENNPFYDNGDIALFLAEQDGEICGRIAAIQDRRYNEHHNNKTGFFGFFECIDDQSVANLLFKVAGDWLRQRGHTDVLGPANPSMMDEIGVLIDGFEYDPSFLMPYHKPYYDKLIKNAGLEKSMDMYAFRVTQATVTLDRIYRAEEIVRRRLPKLKIREIDTKNLDQEIEIVRNVFNQAWSQNWGFIPWTKEELEELAKDLKLILDPKVAHIAEVDGEPVAFSIALPDLNQALKHTDGTLFPTGIFKLLWHRRNIDQIRTALMGVVPKYQGKGIDALLHKEAIINGKEAGYKSSELSWVLESNKNMIRVAEKIGAEIEKTYRMYSNDL; this is encoded by the coding sequence GTGGAAACAGTTCAGCGCATCAACGGTGTTACGCTTGCGACGACGAAAAGTGAGCGTAAACAATTTATAGACTTTCCTTATCAGCATTACTCTGATGATGAGCACTGGATTCCTCCGCTCAAGATGGAGCAGAAAAAGCTTATCGATACAGAGAATAATCCGTTTTATGATAATGGGGATATAGCCCTGTTTTTGGCCGAACAGGATGGTGAGATTTGTGGACGTATTGCTGCTATTCAGGATCGTCGGTATAACGAACATCATAATAATAAAACCGGTTTTTTTGGTTTTTTTGAATGTATTGATGATCAGTCTGTAGCAAATTTATTGTTCAAGGTAGCCGGTGATTGGTTACGTCAGCGTGGACATACTGATGTATTAGGCCCAGCCAACCCGAGTATGATGGATGAGATCGGTGTTTTAATAGATGGCTTTGAATATGACCCCAGTTTCTTGATGCCTTATCACAAGCCATATTATGATAAGCTCATCAAGAATGCCGGATTAGAAAAATCCATGGATATGTATGCCTTTCGGGTAACGCAGGCTACAGTGACGCTTGATAGAATCTATCGGGCCGAAGAGATTGTGCGTCGGCGGTTGCCAAAGTTGAAAATCCGCGAGATTGACACGAAAAATCTTGACCAGGAAATTGAAATTGTACGGAATGTCTTTAACCAGGCATGGTCGCAGAATTGGGGTTTTATTCCCTGGACAAAAGAAGAGCTTGAGGAATTAGCTAAGGATTTAAAGCTAATTTTAGATCCCAAAGTTGCCCATATTGCTGAAGTTGATGGAGAGCCTGTTGCTTTTTCAATAGCACTTCCAGACTTAAATCAGGCACTAAAGCATACCGATGGGACATTATTTCCCACAGGAATTTTCAAACTCCTGTGGCATCGTCGAAATATTGATCAGATTCGTACTGCCTTAATGGGGGTTGTTCCAAAGTACCAGGGAAAGGGAATTGATGCCCTATTACATAAAGAAGCGATCATAAATGGAAAAGAGGCTGGATATAAATCATCCGAATTAAGTTGGGTGCTGGAATCCAACAAAAATATGATTCGCGTTGCCGAAAAAATTGGTGCTGAGATTGAGAAGACCTACCGTATGTACAGTAATGATTTATAG
- a CDS encoding aminotransferase class I/II-fold pyridoxal phosphate-dependent enzyme — protein sequence MADSKSDVKTNDIFAKAYDFTKAEEIKSKGLYPYFKPLQATDGTTVQIDGREVIMAGSNNYLGLTNDPRVIEAATDVLKVYGTGCTGSRYLNGTLDLHIELEEKLAEFMRKDSCVLFSTGYQTNEGAIQTIAGRKDVIFSDKDNHACIVTGTLVSNAKTMRFQHNDMDQLEMLMERAEEEAGKIIVSDGVFSMSGTIANVPELVRLKNEHGARLYLDDAHAIGVVGEGGRGSASTFDLMDEVDLISGTFSKSFASLGGFLVGDHEVIEYIRHNSPAHIFSASMPPANVATVLKALEILQDETWRLDRLEEISNYMRESLRDMGFNVWSSQTPIIPVVIGEMMDCFEFWKGLFEAGVYVNAVVPPGVPRGQSLVRTSYMATHTDDHLDRILEAFRKVGIEQGMIDQNGHSLLEMD from the coding sequence ATGGCTGATTCTAAATCAGATGTAAAAACAAACGATATTTTTGCCAAAGCCTATGATTTTACCAAGGCTGAGGAAATAAAATCCAAGGGATTGTACCCCTATTTCAAGCCCCTTCAAGCAACCGACGGAACCACTGTTCAGATTGATGGACGTGAAGTTATAATGGCTGGTTCAAATAACTACTTGGGGCTGACCAATGATCCCCGAGTTATTGAAGCGGCAACCGATGTACTTAAGGTATATGGTACCGGATGTACAGGATCACGATATTTAAATGGTACGCTGGATTTGCATATCGAGCTTGAAGAGAAGCTCGCAGAGTTTATGCGTAAAGACTCCTGTGTGTTGTTTAGTACGGGCTACCAGACTAATGAAGGGGCTATTCAAACAATTGCCGGACGGAAGGATGTGATCTTTTCTGACAAAGATAATCATGCTTGTATTGTTACGGGAACGCTCGTATCAAATGCTAAGACAATGCGTTTTCAGCATAATGATATGGATCAGCTGGAAATGCTTATGGAGCGTGCTGAAGAAGAGGCCGGTAAAATTATTGTTAGTGATGGCGTGTTTTCGATGTCGGGGACTATAGCTAATGTGCCTGAGCTGGTTCGACTGAAAAATGAACATGGTGCACGTCTTTATTTGGATGATGCCCATGCTATTGGCGTTGTTGGCGAAGGCGGACGTGGTTCTGCTTCTACGTTTGATTTGATGGATGAAGTTGATCTGATTAGCGGAACATTTTCTAAGTCCTTTGCTTCACTTGGGGGGTTCTTAGTGGGAGATCACGAGGTTATTGAATACATCCGTCATAATTCACCCGCACATATTTTTAGTGCTTCTATGCCCCCGGCCAATGTGGCGACTGTGTTGAAGGCGCTTGAAATTCTGCAGGATGAAACGTGGCGATTAGATCGATTGGAAGAAATTTCGAACTACATGCGCGAATCGCTCCGTGATATGGGCTTTAATGTATGGAGCAGCCAAACGCCAATTATTCCTGTAGTTATTGGAGAGATGATGGATTGTTTTGAATTCTGGAAAGGATTATTTGAGGCTGGTGTTTATGTGAATGCAGTGGTTCCTCCGGGCGTACCACGCGGCCAATCGCTTGTACGTACCAGCTATATGGCAACGCATACCGATGACCACTTAGACCGTATTTTGGAAGCTTTCCGAAAAGTGGGTATAGAGCAGGGTATGATAGATCAGAATGGACATTCACTGCTTGAAATGGATTAG